A single genomic interval of Lathyrus oleraceus cultivar Zhongwan6 chromosome 7, CAAS_Psat_ZW6_1.0, whole genome shotgun sequence harbors:
- the LOC127103318 gene encoding cation/H(+) antiporter 15 has product MYYVFLSGLGMNSDTILRSRKKGTSIAITGIVTPMLFGVGFLTLQQKLIDKNDVFAQTPKENQGKAYLFWCLALFVTCFHVLARILANLKLLYTKLGKDALTTTMLTDAYGWVMLTLLSPYSTRGGKPYLLVISTLMFIVFCFAVVRPILTPIIKHITSMNMWRKSHLSDVLTGVFICSYIIDSLGTHPIVGAFVFGLILPHGKFADMVLELSTDFVFGILCPVYFAGFGFRLYFPFLWKQKNAGLMLLIMLLLCIPKVLSFVIVTFFFGMPARDGVAIGLLLNTKDFGSIYFHGYDACYYSNVCNGFSLDQCNIQTKIPIHAIAIKDRAKTEVRCGASNRRLCPQC; this is encoded by the exons ATGTATTATGTGTTCCTAAGTGGATTAGGAATGAATTCAGACACCATCTTAAGATCAAGGAAGAAAGGTACAAGCATAGCAATTACCGGCATTGTGACGCCAATGTTATTTGGTGTTGGATTTCTAACTCTACAACAAAAACTTATAGATAAGAATGATGTTTTCGCACAAACACCAAAAGAAAATCAAGGCAAAGCATATTTATTTTGGTGTTTAGCACTTTTTGTAACATGTTTCCATGTCCTTGCAAGAATCTTAGCTAATCTTAAACTTTTATATACAAAACTTGGAAAAGATGCATTGACAACAACTATGTTAACCGATGCATATGGTTGGGTTATGCTCACCTTGTTGAGTCCTTATTCGACTAGAGGTGGAAAGCCTTATCTCTTAGTAATCTCTACTTTGATGTTCATAGTTTTTTGCTTTGCTGTGGTGAGACCTATCCTTACTCCAATCATTAAACATATAACAAGTATGAACATGTGGCGAAAATCACACCTATCAGACGTGTTGACGGGAGTGTTTATTTGTTCCTACATTATAGATTCTCTCGGTACACATCCTATTGTTGGAGCTTTTGTGTTTGGATTAATTTTGCCTCATGGAAAGTTTGCTGATATGGTTTTAGAATTGTCGACCGATTTTGTTTTTGGGATTCTGTGTCCTGTTTACTTTGCTGGATTTGGTTTTAGACTCTACTTTCCTTTCCTTTGGAAGCAAAAGAATGCAGGTTTAATGTTGTTGATTATGCTTTTGTTATGCATACCTAAAGTTTTGAGCTTTGTGATTGTCACTTTCTTCTTCGGTATGCCTGCCCGAGATGGAGTTGCCATTGGATTGCTTCTCAACACCAAGG ATTTTGGATCCATATACTTTCATGGTTATGATGCTTGCTATTATAGTAACGTCTGTAATGGTTTCTCCCTTGATCAATGCAATATACAAACCAAAATTCCGATTCATGCAATCGCAATTAAGGATCGTGCAAAAACTGAGGTTCGATGTGGAGCTTCGAATCGTCGCTTGTGTCCACAATGCTAA